In the genome of Chiroxiphia lanceolata isolate bChiLan1 chromosome 5, bChiLan1.pri, whole genome shotgun sequence, the window GACCCAGCGGGCTCTGGATGCAGAAGGAAACATGGAAAGGCTGAAGCAGAAGATCTTTATTCTCCAAGGACAGCTGGAGAGATCCAAGCTGGAGAATGAAAACCTGAGAGCAGACCTGCCTGGGAGCAGTGGACTTGGACTTCACGTGGCAAAACCCCCACAAGCTCATAATGGGCGCAAATGGCTCcatcaggcagctcctgcctcaggAATGAAGGTTCTGCCTGTTATTGCTGAGGTCCTTGAATCTACCAGCAAAATTCTCAAATTGTAAGCAGAAAAAGACCTATGAGTGCAATTCTGTGTGAGTTCTATGGATGAGTGTATGAAATGAGATCATGGGTCTCCTACTTGCAGCTATTTGCtgtaaataaaagcatttgcttttccATTCTCAAATGTGCTCAGACTGGTAGCCTTTATCCTTTGTGGAGATACTTTCCTTCTGATTAAGTATCAGCTGCAGGTAGTGGTGTGGCTTTAGCTGTTGATACTCTGTTCAGGTACTGCAGAATCAGCAGCAAACACTGCCCAGACTCTGAGCTGCACGGTCCAGTTGTGGTGGGCTCTGTGCAAgaggctgtgccacagctctgGCTGACATGAACTTCTGTGTGGGAGCCAGGAGGAAGCACAACAGCACAGGATGCAACGCTCTTAAACAGTGTGCTCATCCCTTCCCATAGCTATGCCAGCAACAATCAGAGATGAGCAAAGCCCTTGTATTTCATCTTGCTTCCTTTGCTCCTTCTTGGAGAGGTGGGAAGGGTGATGAGCAGAGATCCAGATGATGTTGCACATGATTTCAGTGAGCAGaagctccttccttcctctttctttggaGCTGGCTGCTTTCTGGGCCACAAATCCAGTCTCTAGAAATTGTGCACCTGTTCCTGTATCTGGAGAAAGAGGGTGGTGAGAAACCTCTGGGAAGTTGTGAAGTCATATATGTGAGCTGTGGCAGTGCCTTCCCTCCCATACTGATGTCAGCGTTGGATAAGGATGACCTTGGCATATGCAGGCTGCCTAAGGAAGGTGCCAGTTGGAGAGGATACCCTTCCTCTCTTGGCTGGGGCTGGCATAGAGGGGTGTACCTACACTGCCTGCCTTTGTCACCTCCCAGAGTCATATGGGAGCCTGCGACCCAAACTCACGGTGTAATCACTGAGGTTGCATTTTAGCTTTATCTGAGCAGGACCATCTGTGGACATGAAGTGACCTTTCTTCATCACATCAACATTTCTGATTAATTCAGGTTACCAACCCCAGGTTCTGCTGTAGGTTTACCCAGCTAACAGCAAAAGTTCCTGTATCTGGTCAAACTGACCCTCCTTAAAGACTTGGATGCTGTAGGGTAGTGAAGGGGTGGGAGCTGGCAGAGTTCAGTGCCAAAGTGCTTTTTTCCTGATGGGAATTTTTGGGCAGCTGTTTACTTTTGCCTCTGTACGGTGAGTTGCGGATTACAAGGTTGTTGTCTTCTCATGGTCCCATAATATCCTTGGTCTGAACAACCATGTTTATGTTGCCACAGAGCTTAAGCTGCCTCAGTAACCAGGAGGAGAAACTGCTGGTTAAACTTCATCCTGTCAGAGGTGTTGTCTGAAGCTCCTTGCTTGGTGCTTTCCAATCTGTGCTCCTAACTGGGGAAAGCTGGTGGGCTCCCTCAGCCACATGAAGGCCCATTCTGCAGCACTGATGACTGAGACAAAGATGGTTCTCACCAGCTTTTCCATCCTAGACAGTACTTGCTGTTCCTCTCTCCTATCCATGCTTCAGCACTTACAAGCAGATCTAAACTTTAGATTTGACCCCCAAATCTTTGTATTTGTCCCATATCTGGCAAACACCGGTTGCTCACCAGTGAGGCTGGGAGTAAACAAATTAGCTGGCTCTGTCTGTATCCTGCGCTCCGCGCTGGCTGCTGTAATCCAAAGGCTACAGAGCAGGATTAGCATGGGTGTACAAAGCCCTTCCTAATCTGTGAGTCATTACCCCTTCACTTCATTTcacttcccagcagctctgggcagacAGATAGGTGAGCTCTTGAGTCTTTGGTTTCCGCATTCTTCCATTCTGGGAGGACTGGATCGAGACATAACACCTGCTGCACATCCTCCCAGGACTCTGCTGCTGAACTGCTCCTTGGATGCTGTACACAGGGCATGTGTAAGGTTTGTTTGCTCTAACCAGCTTCTCCTTGGCTACCCCTAAGCCTTTCCTTTCCATCAGTTCTCATTTTTGGCTCTAtcacttaattttcttcttttctttgaaacaggGGGGATGTTCTGTGCACTCTGGAAATAAATCCCCTCTGGGTCAGGCTGAGTTGATGGGAtccctgggggctgctgtgcATGCCCATGCTTTGTTAGCCGTTGTGTGTGAGGTATTTAGCCTGGCTGAGCTCTCGTCCTGGTGTAAGCTCTGATATTAATATAATGGCTCAGGATGAGGGCCCTGTGAGCTGCTCAGCTGTTGTGCCCTTGGTCTGGAGAGCAGTgaccagccagccctgctcccctgctgGCAGTAGATGTTGGGGAGTGCAGGGGCTGCGGGCCGCACGACCCAGTCCGCATCCATCAGCTCCTCAGCTGCCTGAGCCAGGCTGTGGCATAGTGCCCATTGAGACATCCAGACCCATCCTGAGCAAACAGTTGTGAGCCCTGTGTCCGCTGCTCTGGACTTGGACGGGCACTGCCAGTGGAGGTTCTGACTGGGCTTTGCTTTGTCCTTCTCTGCCAGGTGTGTGCCAGGAGCACTTGCAATGGCAGTGCCAGTCCCAGCTCACCAGAGGTGAAACCCGGAGCCACCTCATCCCATGTGAGTGCTGCTGCATGAGTTCCTGTGCCATTCCAGCTCCTGTGGCCCCCTGACATCTGATGATACAGTGAGCCATGGGCAGCGTCCGAGTCAACAGGTGAGTAACCCCCCTGTCAAGgactgctgctgccctgggtggCCTGGTCCTCATCATCTGGCCCCTCATGCCCTACCTTCAGCCTACCTTTTGGTATATTCTTCTCAAATTACCTGTCAGgatctttccctttcctgttccAAGGTGTGactcttctctccttctccaaaCCAAAACATACTGTACATAGTGGTAGTGCTTGGAGGAGTATTACTGAGGAGAAGCAAAGCACTGCATGGTGCTGGACCAGAAATTACAGATTCCAGGAGGGCTGCAGAAGCCACATGTCCCCAGGAATCACAACTCCAGCCACCAGATCTTCCCTTCCTGTGAGATGTGGATGGGTGTCTTGAAGCCTATGCTGGTGGACTCCAGCTGATGTGTCAACACTATGGAGTGGTAGGGAGACACTTCCAGGGTCCTGtgaggctgcagctcagcaggcaTCAGGGCAAAGTGGTCTTGGCAGTTCAATGCACTCTCTCAATTTCCTCAGTGGTCAGAGCATCTTCTGCCGTCATATCTTTAAGGAGTATCTGCAACTGTCTCAGTATCACATGAGGGGCAGCGTCAGAGCTGCCTGCAAGGGAGGGGAGCCAGAGGGGTAAACATCTCCCAGAAAGCATGTGTAGCTTCTGCCAAGGAAACTGCCAGCACTTTGACTGTTGATCTCCAAATTACACCTTTGGCCTTGGATACAGGATGCTGGAAGCCATGCATGTTGCTGTGGCAACAGAACTGTCCTGAGTGCAGGAAGTGTATAAACATTGTCAGCACACACCATGAAATcagtgagcagagcagaggagaaaatagaaaCTCCCAACCTTGCATAATATCAGGGCCAAAATGTGGCCAGGCAGTGAGTGCTTGCTCCCAGGCTTCCTGGCTATCCCAGCCACCGTCAGGTTTCAAAGACTTGTACCTCTCCTGACCACAAGGGCTAGAAGGTACCACAGAGGACAAGCTTCTACTGCTTTGCTGCCTTGTCAGGACTTTGCTAGATACAACCTCCTGGCAGCAAGACTCAGCAAATATTGCAGCTGACCTCCACCAGCTTGGTCAGAGAGGCTCCATGGTGCAATAACCAGTAAAATGTGCTGTTGTGAAATTCAACGGGGTGGTACTCTAGCCCTGTGAGCCACCCGCATGTCTCCTGCCCTTGCTGTCTCAGTGAATATGTGAAGTTACTCTTCACATATTTCTGATGCAAATGcctgtttctcctcttcccagATACAGCATCGTCTCAACTGAAGAGGATGGACACAAGGTCTCTGCACTGGGCAGCATCAACGGGCACAGCCGGAATGGGAAGGGCCACGCTCCCCAGCGGAAGCACCGCAACCGTTTTGTGAAGAAGAATGGCCAGTGCAATGTCTACTTTGCCAACCTGAGCAACAAGTCTCAGCGCTACATGGCCGACATCTTCACCACCTGTGTGGACACACGCTGGCGGTACATGCTCATGATCTTCTCGGCTGCCTTCCTGGTCTCCTGGCTCTTCTTTGGCTTCCTCTTCTGGTGCATCGCTTTCTTCCATGGTGACCTCAATGCACCGGCGGTGGGAGGTGGTCCCTCTCTCCTAAAGCCCTGCATCATGCACGTGAACAGCTTCCTAGGGGCTTTTCTTTTCTCGGTGGAGACGCAGACAACCATTGGGTATGGCTTCCGCTGCGTGACTGAGGAGTGCCCGCTGGCTATCATGGCAGTTGTGGTCCAGTCCATCGTGGGCTGTGTTATCGACTCCTTCATGATTGGCACTATCATGGCCAAGATGGCAAGGCCCAAGAAGCGGGCCCAGACCCTTCTCTTCAGTCATCATGCAGTCATCTCCGTGCGGGATGGCAAACTGTGCCTCATGTGGAGGGTGGGCAACCTGAGGAGGAGTCACATCGTGGAGGCCCATGTCCGAGCCCAGCTCATCAAGCCCTACATGACAGAGGAAGGGGAATACCTCCCCCTGGACCAGCGGGACCTAAATGTGGGCTATGATGTGGGTCTTGATCGTATATTTTTGGTCTCACCCATTATTATCGTTCACGAGATTGATGAGGAGAGCCCACTCTATGGGATTGgcaaggaggagctggagacagAGAACTTTGAGATTGTGGTTATTCTGGAGGGGATGGTGGAAGCCACAGCCATGACCACACAGGCACGAAGCTCTTATCTCGCTAGTGAAATCCTTTGGGGTCATCGTTTTGAACCAGTTGTGTTTGAGGAGAAGAACCACTACAAAGTGGATTATTCACGCTTTCACAAGACCTATGAGGTAGCTGGCACACCTCGCTGCTCAGCCCGGGAGCTACAAGAAAGTAAGATGACTATCCTAccttctcccccacctcccAGTGCCTTTTGCTATGAGAATGAGCTGGCACTTGTCAGTCAagatgaagatgaagatgatgacGAAGTGGGTGTGGTGTTAGGGGGCAGCACCAAGGAGGAGGGAGGTATCATCCAGATGATGGATTTTGGAAGCCACCTGGACCTGGAGCGGCTCCAGGCAACTCTGCCTCTAGATACAATCTCATACCGCAGGGAGTCAGCCATCTAATTCCTCCAGTCTCCCCATTCCATTCCTATTGCCCACAGTCTCCTCTGTTCTGCACCCATACAGTGGATAAGTTCCTTGACCACCAAACAATGTCTCCCATGACTGCCTCTCAGCCCCTGAGTACATCAaggcctggagctgctctgatATACTCCCTTTCCTGTGAAGTCATACTGCCTGGAAGAGGAGTGAGGATACACTACTCTTCCCAGGTAGGCAGTTTATACTAGGATCCCTTTCCTGCCCAGagacaggagagcagcaggcCTGATTTCTTGTCTCTGGAGAGGTGACAGGAGTCCCTGCCTTCAAAGGACAGACTGGGACCTGCAGCAAGTGTATCTGCTGCTGAGGCAACAGCAGACTTTCTGTTCCCTCTCAGTACGGGTGGGCCTCATGGCTGTCAGGGGTCATGACCATCTCCAGGAGAGGAGCAATTCCTAAGCACTGACCAGACGAGGATGGAAGGGAGAGTTCAGGACTCCTGGAGGGAGTGGGGAAGGATCTCAAGGGACAAGTTTACTTGCATGTTTGTTGCCTGTTGCACATGACTGTCTCTTTGTAtataaaacagaagaagaaatgaaaatccaTATTCTTCCACTGCAAATGTGAAGGTAGGAGACAAGGACATACTACATAGCCTACTCTTGGCTTTTGGTATCTGTCACCTCcagaagcagctcagctccacGGACTCAGACCCAGTTCTCCCGGTCCTCTTGAAAAACacatcctgctcctctcctgaaATGCCCAGCGGAGGAGGCAGGGCCCAGTTCTTGCCACACTCAGACTGCTCCCTGGCACGGCACAGCTAGGATGGCAGACAAATGACCTGACTGGACAGCAGACCCTCCACTTGCTCCTTTCACCCCCTCCattcttctccctgctgccatcagctgtaaaactgaatttgtaactatttatttttaataaagtctaATATCCCAAGGGGAGGTTTGGAAGCAAAGGACAAACCCCACGGCTGCAGCCTGGTATAGAGACTGATGAGGGTTATTAGTGCTAATGTTTGCTGTTTGTATGGTGTTGGAGCCTGAAAGCTCCAGCACAAGGGCTCCCTTGTTCTGGGCCTCTCTGGTAAAGATCCACAGTAAGATACTCAGAGAATTTGTTAGGGGAAGAAGGTCATACAAATGTGTGTACAGAGGGAATCATTTGCATTAAAATCACCAGTAGGATGGGTcgaaaaattctgctttcttcGGAGATGAGAGTTTTGCCCAAGGAAAGGTTATAGATATACTTGATAAAGAGGCAGAGATGTGCAAGACATTGATCTAGATGGAAGGCCCAAAAAACCCGTAAAAAAGTCAAAGCCTCTTTTTTCGCTAGAGGCAAGTAGAGGGGAAATTAGAGAGGTCATCAACCAAAGCTAGACTTGTAACATCACTTTGCTGTCATTTCACAAAAGAAGTGAAAACCTGACGAGCCTTTTccttcaggagcagcagaaccACACCTTCAAAACTTCACATGAGATGAGGGCAGAAAGACAAACAGGGAGCTCAGGAAGCTGCTCTGGGCACCCAACAGATGTGCTATAGGGGGAAAGGTTGAGGGAATTATGTCCCGCCCAACCTCTGAcctaa includes:
- the KCNJ4 gene encoding inward rectifier potassium channel 4 isoform X1, whose translation is MGSVRVNRYSIVSTEEDGHKVSALGSINGHSRNGKGHAPQRKHRNRFVKKNGQCNVYFANLSNKSQRYMADIFTTCVDTRWRYMLMIFSAAFLVSWLFFGFLFWCIAFFHGDLNAPAVGGGPSLLKPCIMHVNSFLGAFLFSVETQTTIGYGFRCVTEECPLAIMAVVVQSIVGCVIDSFMIGTIMAKMARPKKRAQTLLFSHHAVISVRDGKLCLMWRVGNLRRSHIVEAHVRAQLIKPYMTEEGEYLPLDQRDLNVGYDVGLDRIFLVSPIIIVHEIDEESPLYGIGKEELETENFEIVVILEGMVEATAMTTQARSSYLASEILWGHRFEPVVFEEKNHYKVDYSRFHKTYEVAGTPRCSARELQESKMTILPSPPPPSAFCYENELALVSQDEDEDDDEVGVVLGGSTKEEGGIIQMMDFGSHLDLERLQATLPLDTISYRRESAI
- the KCNJ4 gene encoding inward rectifier potassium channel 4 isoform X2, with the protein product MADIFTTCVDTRWRYMLMIFSAAFLVSWLFFGFLFWCIAFFHGDLNAPAVGGGPSLLKPCIMHVNSFLGAFLFSVETQTTIGYGFRCVTEECPLAIMAVVVQSIVGCVIDSFMIGTIMAKMARPKKRAQTLLFSHHAVISVRDGKLCLMWRVGNLRRSHIVEAHVRAQLIKPYMTEEGEYLPLDQRDLNVGYDVGLDRIFLVSPIIIVHEIDEESPLYGIGKEELETENFEIVVILEGMVEATAMTTQARSSYLASEILWGHRFEPVVFEEKNHYKVDYSRFHKTYEVAGTPRCSARELQESKMTILPSPPPPSAFCYENELALVSQDEDEDDDEVGVVLGGSTKEEGGIIQMMDFGSHLDLERLQATLPLDTISYRRESAI